The following proteins are encoded in a genomic region of Ptychodera flava strain L36383 chromosome 23 unlocalized genomic scaffold, AS_Pfla_20210202 Scaffold_24__1_contigs__length_23054250_pilon, whole genome shotgun sequence:
- the LOC139124921 gene encoding zinc finger protein 429-like produces the protein MQCDDGKQTRNEGDESVQTNLESERAVVNSKSLNRNYKCSACGELLKTELMARKHVKLHMFSRRDFGCDLCGATFQKPIDYVQHMYAGKCEQDGDVFDEEEGIIRGEGPSSETKIKYHVCKYCGDVFMGIQTLNRHTKSIHGEKAEFKCQRCEKTFGNRSKLLRHIKAFQNRESCSTRSPRSKENSDIHCPVCQKKFGTNWNLTIHMRQHSGDKPFKCYKCDKAYIRKRSLTEHHQRAHSDIKPIRCEVCGKGFIRKTHLRWHMVRHSEKKYQCICGMRFRRLEKLTAHTKRPNSSFPHVATVTGNSRHNTRNSRTHTGDRPYRCPVCDKSFSVRRAMMKHTRVVHSNERKFECQVCGKRFKEKGTMNRHVRKIHKSI, from the coding sequence ATGCAGTGTGACGATGGAAAACAAACCAGGAATGAAGGTGATGAGAGTGTTCAAACAAATCTGGAATCTGAGCGAGCAGTGGTgaacagcaaatcactgaatcGAAATTATAAGTGCAGCGCCTGTGGTGAACTATTGAAGACTGAACTCATGGCTCGGAAACACGTTAAGTTGCACATGTTCAGTAGGAGGGACTTTGGCTGTGATTTGTGTGGAGCGACTTTCCAAAAGCCTATTGACTATGTCCAACACATGTATGCTGGCAAATGCGAACAAGATGGGGATGTGTTTGACGAAGAGGAGGGTATTATTAGAGGAGAGGGGCCAAGCAGCGAGACAAAAATCAAGTATCATGTCTGTAAATATTGTGGGGATGTGTTCATGGGGATACAGACGTTAAATAGGCACACTAAAAGCATTCATGGAGAAAAGGCAGAATTTAAATGTCAAAGATGTGAGAAAACATTTGGAAATCGGTCAAAGTTATTGAGACACATCAAAGCGTTTCAAAACCGAGAAAGTTGCTCAACAAGATCCCCCAGGAGTAAGGAAAACAGTGATATCCACTGCCCAGTCTGTCAGAAGAAATTTGGTACCAACTGGAACTTGACGATTCACATGAGACAGCATAGTGGAGACAAGCCATTCAAGTGTTATAAATGTGACAAGGCCTATATAAGAAAACGATCCTTGACAGAACATCATCAAAGAGCTCACTCGGATATCAAGCCCATACGGTGTGAAGTTTGCGGAAAGGGATTTATCCGGAAAACTCATCTGAGGTGGCATATGGTGCGACACTCGGAAAAGAAGTACCAGTGCATCTGCGGAATGCGGTTCCGACGGCTTGAGAAGTTGACGGCACACACCAAGAGACCTAACAGTTCCTTTCCCCATGTTGCTACTGTGACCGGAAATTCAAGGCACAACACTCGCAACAGCAGAACGCACACTGGGGATCGGCCGTACCGGTGTCCAGTTTGTGACAAGAGTTTTTCCGTGAGAAGAGCCATGATGAAACACACCAGAGTTGTTCACTCAAACGAAAGGAAATTCGAATGTCAAGTTTGCGGGAAACGGTTTAAAGAGAAGGGCACAATGAACAGACATGTGAGAAAGATCCATAAatccatttaa
- the LOC139124920 gene encoding gastrula zinc finger protein XlCGF26.1-like, giving the protein MADNQRCPSCNEVYDLDTKRPLTDSCGHARCFLCTFSDDMCPLCTGSHGPKSDIVQNPSVEVNISDVSDTVSQIGDSIAAGKCGEQGDQCLEERVTSATNKQILQPEPMVDENSPAKAVNDVDGQDGQNCDNASDVMMTAHVEMDKTVDRVLADVREPCEDEQFKGVRTQSTGMEGGSQISESHGVPDSGEVKTEKDANHSMQCEDGKQTTSDDSTQINPQSDDTVAYCKSPNQEYKCSECGEIFQTKFAARKHVGVHMFGKKDFGCDLCGANFKDPMHYARHMYAGKCEQDRGISDGEEEANDGDGGLSTGWTKKREKIKQVCKHCGDPFIGLKTFSQHLQDVHGEKMEFKCERCNKTFENRSNLLRHVKANRNRESCATALARFKGTIDIDCPVCQKKFDEKGKLINHLSLHSVEKPFKCYICDKAYTNNKSLKAHKRSFHSDVKPILCEVCGKRFLRNYQLQRHMVQHSDKKYQCGTCGMWFTEFKKFTAHTERHNGAFLFPCSYCDRKFQAKQQLIGHIRTHTGERPYRCPVCDKGFTLKKAMVKHTTYTHSNDKNFECQVCGKRFKKKWEVNKHLQKAHKTLSEKSLKCRELEIIGFV; this is encoded by the exons ATGGCAGACAACCAGAGATGTCCATCTTGCAATGAAGTGTATGACCTTGACACCAAACGACCTCTGACCGACTCTTGTGGACACGCTCGCTGTTTCCTCTGTACGTTTTCAGATGATATGTGCCCGCTGTGTACAG GAAGCCACGGACCAAAATCTGACATTGTACAGAATCCTTCAGTGGAAGTTAACATCAGTGATGTCAGTGACACTGTGTCTCAGATTGGTGACAGTATTGCAGCTGGTAAATGTGGTGAGCAGGGTGACCAGTGTCTGGAGGAGAGAGTTACATCAGcaacaaacaagcaaatatTACAGCCTGAGCCAATGGTAGATGAGAACAGTCCAGCAAAGGCAGTGAATGATGTGGATGGCCAAGATGGACAAAACTGTGATAATGCAAGTGATGTAATGATGACAGCTCATGTTGAAATGGACAAAACTGTAGACAGAGTCTTGGCTGATGTAAGAGAGCCGTGTGAAGATGAACAGTTTAAAGGTGTGAGAACTCAGAGTACAGGAATGGAAGGGGGTTCACAGATCTCTGAATCTCATGGTGTTCCGGATTCTGGTGAGGTCAAAACTGAAAAAGATGCAAATCACTCCATGCAATGTGAAGATGGAAAGCAAACTACAAGTGATGACAGTACTCAAATAAATCCTCAATCGGATGACACAGTGGCGTACTGCAAATCTCCAAATCAAGAGTATAAATGCAGTGAATGTGGTGAAATATTCCAGACTAAGTTTGCGGCTCGGAAACATGTTGGGGTGCACATGTTCGGCAAGAAGGACTTTGGCTGTGATTTGTGCGGAGCGAATTTCAAAGATCCCATGCACTATGCCCGACACATGTATGCTGGCAAATGTGAACAAGATAGGGGCATATCTGATGGGGAGGAGGAGGCTAATGATGGAGACGGGGGACTGAGCACCGGGTGGACGAAAAAGAGGGAAAAAATCAAGCAGGTCTGCAAACATTGTGGGGATCCGTTCATTGGGTTAAAGACATTCAGTCAACACTTGCAAGATGTTCACGGAGAAAAGATGGAATTTAAGTGTGAACGATGtaacaaaacttttgaaaataggTCAAATTTATTGAGACACGTCAAGGCAAATCGAAATCGAGAAAGTTGTGCAACAGCATTAGCCAGGTTTAAGGGAACCATTGATATTGACTGCCCAGTTTGTCaaaagaaatttgatgaaaagggGAAGTTGATAAATCACTTGAGCCTGCACAGTGTAGAAAAGCCATTCAAGTGTTATATATGTGACAAAGCCTATACAAATAATAAATCCCTGAAGGCGCATAAGCGAAGTTTTCACTCAGATGTGAAGCCTATACTGTGTGAAGTTTGTGGAAAGCGATTTCTCCGTAATTATCAGCTGCAACGGCATATGGTTCAACACTCGGACAAGAAGTACCAGTGCGGGACCTGCGGAATGtggttcacagagttcaagaaATTCACAGCACACACCGAGAGACATAACGGAGCTTTTCTCTTCCCGTGTTCCTACTGTGACCGGAAATTCCAGGCAAAACAACAGCTGATAGGCCACATCAGGACACACACTGGAGAACGGCCGTACCGATGTCCAGTGTGTGACAAAGGTTTCACACTGAAAAAAGCCATGGTGAAACACACCACATATACACACTCAAACGACAAAAACTTTGAATGTCAAGTTTGCGGTAAACGGTTTAAAAAGAAATGGGAAGTGAATAAACACTTACAAAAGGCCCATAAGACTTTATCagaaaagtctttaaaatgtaGAGAGCTTGAAATTATTGGTTTTGTATAG